cgATCACAATATGACCcagattatatttaaaacagtcgaactaaataaatgtgttataaatgttattttatatggcatacaaaatctatttttaataaaatattgtactaATTTTTTCATGATCTTAAGTTTACtcgaataaattaatattcaagaCGAAACTACCAAACGTAGCTCTTTCTCGTTCCTGTCGCATAGACAGACTATGGAATTTTCCATAGAAATGccgtgttttatatttataaacaaactaacaaaagctctctctccctctctctcaatAGCGTCCGTccagttatttatatttaagtgaTCTTGATACGTTATTATGTTTGTGAGCGAGTCTAGTGATAACGTCTGGTTTGCTGCCATTCAAAGCTCCCATTAGCTCAGCACGTCAAATCTAAATGGAAAGACGGCTTACACTCCCATGTGCATGCCTGTATATGGTATGTGTTTGTCTATATACGATAATACCGGTGCTTTTATAAAAAACAgctgtttatttattctcGTTTTagttatgtaaatatgtaaatgtaataTGCAGTAATAACAGTGGAAATAATTGAGTAAATTCCTTTAGAATTCCAAATGGAATGGATAGTATTTGCTCTTAATAGCATGCTCCATGGGGATAAGACGCTCTCCGGTGTGATAAGAGTCCAACACGGCATGATCAGCTGCAtccaatttaaaatcaaagaTGTTGAAATTCTCCTCAATGCGCTTGGGATTCGACGACTTTGGCAGTGGCACAGTGCCAATTTCAATctgaaataaaacaatgtcGATCTAGGAAACAGTTGGGAAATGTTGTAAAGAGAACTTACCAAATAACGGAGCACCACTTGAGCCGTGGACTTCTTGTACTTGTTGGCAATAGCTTGAACCTTATCATCGTAGATGAAGTTGGGCTGCTTCTTGGCGGGATCAGGTCTGCCCAAAGGACAGTAGGCGGTGACAACAATATCGTGTTGTTTGCacaatgcaatcaatttcTTCTGATTCAGCGCTGGATGACATTCGATCTAAGGGCGAGAGAAAGGGAAATAAGGGAATCAAATTGTTAGATCACTTTTGTTTATCTAGTATTAGAGACCGCAAGAGTTTCACCTGATTATGAATGGGCTTGATCTTGCTATTAGCCAACAGACGTGTCAATTGCTCCGAATTGAAATTGGAGACACCAATGCTCTTGGTCAAGCCCAGCTCAACAAGCTTCTCCATGGCACGCCAAGTGTCCAGATAGTCAATGTCGCTAAGggatttaaatattataataagttttagttgtttttggtGTGTTACTCACTTGAGTTCCACCTCGCCCTTGGCATCGGTTGGCATCATTTCGTTGTCGCCACGATAGACATAGGAGTAGGGCCAGTGCATCAGATACAGATCCACATACTCCAAGCCAAAGTTCGCCAGCGTCTTGCGGCAAGCGGCCTCAACGCGTTCCGGTTCATGGAAGTGGCACCACAACTACGCAAAGAATATCCAGCAATTAGTCCTCTAACTGTGCCAAAGGTCAAACAAGAGTTGAACTCACCTTAGTGGTAATGAAGATGTCCTCACGCTTGATGACGCCCTCggcaattttcttttgcacCGCAGCGCCCACTTCAGCCTCATTCTCATAGAAGTAGGCGGTATCTATGTGCCGGTAGCCCACGTCAATTGCATGCAACGTTGCCCGCTCGCAATCGCCACCAAGTGACTGCAATCACGTAAAACGTATAAAAATTAGCGCTAATTGTAagtcataaaaaaaactgtaaCACTGCGATGTCATTCTATGACAGGCATTGTCTGATAAGCTCGGGAATTTCGATCAAAATACAGATCGGTAGTCTTACCGTATACGTGCCCAGTCCGATTGCCTGGATTTGTGTTCCATTATTGTTCTTAACGTAGAGAGCTTTCGATGCCGACATGTTGCAGATTCTCTCGCAGCTGCTGTTCAACTGTTGCTCATTAGCGTCACTTAGCTTTATTTTATAAGTGACAACGAAAGCTTTGAGTGTTCTAAAAAAGCTTTGGGTAGTGTGGGGCATAAGCGAACTTTGGAGACGCTATATAGAAAGGTAATAGATTTTACATAAAGcaaaaaaggaataataatttttgtattaaataataaataatcaaagattttaaataaagtaaaaaagtaataattatttttattaagtaatagtcattgattttaaatacatcaaaaaaggaatattatttttattatgtaataaatattcataaattttaaataaaacaaaaaaggaatttTGTCTCAAAGTTACAAAGTTCTCGAAACAAAATTAACTTATACTATAATTCAATAAcagaattattttaatttaatttaatattgtgtatataatatttgaattttagtaCAATTCCCAAGCTCGTTGTGTGCTTGGAAGCTGCGGCAATCTTAATTCTTAATAGCTATTAGAATATTCCTTATTCTTCATATGAATAGACAACAAAATTGGAGGAAATCAAGTTTAAGTTAAATTTCTAATGAATATGAAACAATGCTAATGttgtgtatataatatttgaattttagaaCACTCGCTAAGCTCGTCGTGTGCTTGGAAGCTGCGACGACCGTTAGCATTAGCGTTGGACTGGCGCATGTCTGGCGTGAGCTTTTTGGCAGCTGGAACGATGTGGAATTGGCACAACATCTGTTATTCAAAGTGGCACAATGTAGTTAGTAGTCGTAGTCCTTGCCCACAAACCGTCACATGCCAGCACACTGGATGAAAAACGCACATTAAAGGAATTTATTCGGTTTGCTGGTGAGTTGCATTCCCCGCCCTGCGTTGCTCCCCCTCCAGACGCTCCCTCAGTGCTAGCTGCATCGCAAGTGTATCcttggcgtatacttaataatagTGTGTTGTGCATAAAACATTTGGAGTAAAAGTATGGCAAAA
This is a stretch of genomic DNA from Drosophila albomicans strain 15112-1751.03 chromosome 3, ASM965048v2, whole genome shotgun sequence. It encodes these proteins:
- the LOC117570854 gene encoding aldo-keto reductase family 1 member B1; this encodes MSASKALYVKNNNGTQIQAIGLGTYTSLGGDCERATLHAIDVGYRHIDTAYFYENEAEVGAAVQKKIAEGVIKREDIFITTKLWCHFHEPERVEAACRKTLANFGLEYVDLYLMHWPYSYVYRGDNEMMPTDAKGEVELNDIDYLDTWRAMEKLVELGLTKSIGVSNFNSEQLTRLLANSKIKPIHNQIECHPALNQKKLIALCKQHDIVVTAYCPLGRPDPAKKQPNFIYDDKVQAIANKYKKSTAQVVLRYLIEIGTVPLPKSSNPKRIEENFNIFDFKLDAADHAVLDSYHTGERLIPMEHAIKSKYYPFHLEF